A segment of the Flavobacteriales bacterium genome:
GCCTCACCGACCTGCTGCGCGGCTACATCGAAGAGCGCTACCAGGTGCCCGCATTAGAGCGCACCACCGACGAATTGATGCACGAGTTGCGCGTGAGCCCCCTGAGCACCGATCAGCAGACGGTGCTCGGCAACATGCTGCGCGCCGCAGACCTGGTGAAATTCGCCAAGGCGTTGCCGGGGCCCCAAGAGAACGAACAGCTCATGGCCTCCGCTCGCCGATTCATCCTCGCGACCGCCGAGTCCCCCAGCACCCATGCGTAAGCCTGAAGCCGATATCACCTACTGGATCTGGTGCGGTGCGGCCTTCGTGATCGTGGCTGGCGGCGCCTGGTTCGCAGGCACCCGTTTCTCGTTCGCTCACCGCGAGCTGCTTGGGCTTTGCGCCGTGCTCCCTCTCGCTGCCGCGCTTCAAGCCTGGCGTGAGCGCCGACGATCGGTGCTCACGCGCTTGAGCACGCTCAGCACGCATCTGGGCGGGCGCACGAGCCTCAAGGCCTGGCTGAAGCCGATGCCGATGGCCATGAGCCTCGCAGGAGTTGGGATGCTGGTCATCGCCCTCGCGCGGCCACAGAGCCACGATACCCGTGAGGATGTCCATCAGGAGGGCATCGATATCGTGATCGCCATGGACATCTCGGGCAGCATGCTCGCCAAGGACCTGAAACCCGACCGCCTCGATGCCGCCAAGCGCACCGGCGCTCGCTTCATAGATGCACGGCCGAACGACCGGCTGGGGCTCGTGGTCTATGAAGGAGAGGCCTTCACGCAGTGCCCTCTCACCACCGATCACGCCACGCTGAAGCAATCGCTGGCCGAGGCGCGCAGCGGATTGATCGCCGGCGGAACCGCCGTGGGCATGGGCCTCGCCACCGCAGTGAACCGCTTGCGTGAGAGCGAGGCCAAGAGCAAGGTAGTGGTGTTGCTCACCGACGGCGTGAACAACACCGGATCCGTGCAGCCCATCGACGCGGCCCACATCGCCGAGGCGCTGGGCGTACGCGTTTACACCATTGGCGTAGGCACGCGCGGCAAGGCACTCTCCCCTGTGGCGCGCTATCCCGATGGGCGTTACCGCTTCGAGTACGTGGACGTGGAAATCGATGAGGCCACCATGACCGAAATCGCAAGGCTCACCGGCGGCAAGTACTTCCGCGCCACCGACGAGAAGCGCCTGCGCGCGATCTACGATGAGATCGACCAGCTGGAGCGCACCCGCATCGAAGTGGAGCAGTTCACCAGCCGCAAAGAGGAGTTCCATCCCTTCGCCCTCCTCGGCGCAGGCCTGATCTTCACCGGATTCCTGATTGACCGCAGCCTGTTGCGCGGCATCGCATGAGCGCCCGCACCACATACCACTGGGGCGTGGCCAGCTGGGCCGCGATCGGCCTTGAGATCATCCTCACGGCTGCCGCCATCGGCACCTGGTGGTTCATCAGCAACTGGGTGCCCTCATTCCACCTGGGCCATCCGGAATTCTGGCCCGTGATGATCGCAGGGCCGGCAGCGCTTTTCGTCTTCGTGCTCAACAGCGCCTGGCGCGACCGCTCCCTGCGCCGCTTCGCGCAAGCCGGTACCCTCGGGAGGATGATGCCGGGCGTGAGCGCCACGCGGAACCTGGGCCGATACCTGCTGCTACGCACCGGCATCGGCCTCGCGGGAGCCGCGCTGCTCACCCCGCAGCTCGGATCACGGCCAGAGACCGTGAAAGGCAAGGGCATCGACCTGGTGCTGTGCGTTGACGTGAGCAACAGCATGGAATGCGAGGACCTTCGCCCTAGCCGCATGATGGCCACCCGGCGCGCCATGCTCCAGCTCATTGACCGTCTGCAGGGCGATCGCATCGGCCTGGTGGTCTTCGCCGGCGATGCCTACGTGCAATTGCCGCTCACCACGGACCGCAGCGCAGCCAAGCTCTTCATCCGCACCATCGGCACGCATTCAGTGCCTACGCAGGGCACCGCCATCGGAGCGGCCATCGCCCTGGCACAGCATGCCTTCAAGGAAGAGAGCCCGGCGGGCAAGGCCATCATCGTGATCAGCGATGGCGAGGACCACGAGCCAGATGCCGTGGCGGCGGCGCAGGAAGCCGCCGCTGCCGGCATCGTGGTGCATGCCGTGGGCATCGGCACTCCTGGAGGGGCGCCCATCCCGGTGAAGAAGGGCGGCCAGCACCTCGGCTACCGCAAGG
Coding sequences within it:
- a CDS encoding VWA domain-containing protein, with the translated sequence MSARTTYHWGVASWAAIGLEIILTAAAIGTWWFISNWVPSFHLGHPEFWPVMIAGPAALFVFVLNSAWRDRSLRRFAQAGTLGRMMPGVSATRNLGRYLLLRTGIGLAGAALLTPQLGSRPETVKGKGIDLVLCVDVSNSMECEDLRPSRMMATRRAMLQLIDRLQGDRIGLVVFAGDAYVQLPLTTDRSAAKLFIRTIGTHSVPTQGTAIGAAIALAQHAFKEESPAGKAIIVISDGEDHEPDAVAAAQEAAAAGIVVHAVGIGTPGGAPIPVKKGGQHLGYRKDRNGSTVVTRLNEALLRRIAAAGNGSFVLASNSNMGIVDLVAQLKQMEQAEVGTMRYTAYDDQFQWPLGAAIACISGFLLLGERRNPRAFWRTTAS
- a CDS encoding VWA domain-containing protein; this encodes MPMAMSLAGVGMLVIALARPQSHDTREDVHQEGIDIVIAMDISGSMLAKDLKPDRLDAAKRTGARFIDARPNDRLGLVVYEGEAFTQCPLTTDHATLKQSLAEARSGLIAGGTAVGMGLATAVNRLRESEAKSKVVVLLTDGVNNTGSVQPIDAAHIAEALGVRVYTIGVGTRGKALSPVARYPDGRYRFEYVDVEIDEATMTEIARLTGGKYFRATDEKRLRAIYDEIDQLERTRIEVEQFTSRKEEFHPFALLGAGLIFTGFLIDRSLLRGIA